ATCACTGGTGCTGCCTGTCGTATCGTATACAGCAACCGCCTGGATGCCCGTCGTGTCTGTTCCGCTTAAAGTACCGGTATACGCAATCGTAACATAGGTACCCGATACAATACCGTTGGCGAGATAGTAGGTAGCCGATGAAGTATCAATCGTCATGGCTACGCCGTCGTCATCCGTAATGGAAATCGTGCTGACGCCGATTTCGTCGATAGTGCCGCTCACGTAGGAATAGTCGCCCGCCGGAGCTCCCGGTGTCACCGCTGTCTCTCCGTTCGCCGTGTTGCTGTCCGTAATGCTGGTTGCCGGTACAAGGTCCGGTCCGTGAATGTCTCCGTTATAATTTACAGTGACATAGTTGTCCTCCTGCATTCCGTTTGTCAGATTGATGTTGGCTTCAGACATGGAGAAATAATAGGAATCGCCATCGTCCGCCAGAACCACGATACGGTCCACGCTCAGCTCCTGAATCGTGCCGCCCAGCGTGCCTGCACCTGCCTCCGGATCCGCCTCTTCCGCTTCCGTCATCAGCTCGCCCTCCGTAACCGGCGTCTCACCCGTTGCCAGGTCCGTCACCATCTGCACAGTAGCGCCGGAGGTATCCGTGCCGCTGATTTTTCCTTTATAAAGAACCGTTACGTTGTTTCCTGCCTGGATGCCGCCGGTAACCTGGATATCCGCCCCGGTAATGGAGAACGTCAGCTCCTTGCCGCGCTCCGTCTGAATTGTCAGGCTGCTGGTATCCGAAGATTTTACAAGCCCCTTCAGCTCCCTGGTCCGGTTCATGCTGTCTTCTTTTTCCGTCTCTGTGGGCGGTTCTGTGACCGGTGCCTCCGTGACTGGCTCCGTGACGATGACCGGTGCCTCCGTCGTTGCCGGTTCTGTCTCCTCCTGCCCGCCTTTACAGCCGGTCAGCATGATTGCCGCCGCAGAAAAAACTGCCAGATACAATATCTTTTTTTTCATAGATTTTCCTCCTATCACTTGTTTATATCCCCTGCGTATATAACTGTCTGTAACTATTCTGTGCCCCCATAGTTACCCTGCAGAATCAATTACGTTTATTCTACCTTTATCTGCCAGTAAAAGTCAATGCATTTCGCAAAACTTTCACACTTAAATGCAAAATTTTTAAGAAAGTGTTAAGAGTTTATTACATCCTGCATATCGTAAAGCCCCGGCGCCCTCCCCGCCAGAAACTTTGCCGCTTCTACCGCGCCCTTTCCAAACACCGTTTTGGAATATGCCCGGTGGCTGAACGTAATCACTTCATCGGGACCCGCAAAGATCACATCGTGGTCTCCCACAATGGTCCCGCCGCGCACCGCCGAAATTCCGATTTCGTGGTCCTCTCTCTGCTGATGAACCTGGCTGCGGTCGTACACATAATGATACTGATTATCCATCGCCTCATTCAGCGCGTCCGCCAGCGCAATCGCCGTACCGCTCGGAGCGTCGCATTTCAGCCGGTGATGCTTTTCCACGATTTCCATGTCAAAACCGGCAGAAGCCAGCACCTTTGCCGCGTCCTGCAGAAGCTTCAGCAGGGTATTGATACCAAGAGACATGTTCGCCGAGCGCAGAACCGCCGTCTCCTGACAGGCCTCATTCACCTTCTCAAGCTGCTCCGCCGTCAGTCCGGTCGTGCAGAGCACCAGCGGAAGCTTCTTCTCTGTGCAGTAGGCAAGCACGCCGTCCGTCGCTTTAAAGGATGAGAAATCAATCATCACATCCGCTTCCACATTGCAGTCCTGCAGGCTGGTGAACACCGGATAGCTGTTCGTGCGGTTATCCAGCATATCGATGCCCGCCACGATTTCCGTGTCCGCATCCTGCTCCACCAGAGTGGAAATCACCTGTCCCATATGGCCGTTACAGCCATGCATAATTATTTTTACCATTTTTTTCTCCTCTATACTCCAGGTATTGTAACATTCCATGCAAACGGAACTGCTGCCGGTTTACGCGAGCGCAATGCCGAAATCCTTCATTGCCGCGATCAGCTTCTGTTTATTTGCTTCTTCCATCTCGCACAGCGGCCCGCGCAGCGGTCCCACCTCAAAGCCCATCAGGTTCAGCGCGGTCTTTACCGGAATCGGGTTTACCTCACAGAACAGCGCATCCACCAGCGGAATCGCTTTCAGCTGGATAGCGCAGCTCTCCTTTGTCTTGCCCTCCAGATAAAGCTTCACCATGTCGTGCGTCTCCTTCGGCGCGATATTGGACAGCACGGAAATTACGCCTTTGCCGCCCAGCGACAGCGCCGGAACCACCTGCCCGTCCTCGCCGGAATACAAATCGATGCAGCCGTCGGCAAGGCTCATCAGCTTCGCCACCTGCGCGATATTTCCGGACGCTTCCTTGATCGCCACGATATTTTCCACGTTCTTTGCCAGCGTCACCGCCGTCTCCGGAAGAATGTTGCAGCCTGTGCGCCCCGGCACATTGTAAAGGATAATCGGCAGCTTCACGGACTCTGCAATGGTTGTGTAATGCTTAATCAGTCCCTTCTGCGTTGCTTTGTTGTAATACGGCGTAACAAGAAGAAGCGCATCCGCCCCCATCTTTTCCGCCTCCTGGGACAGATAGACCGCCGTCTCCGTGCAGTTGGAGCCGGTGCCCGCAATCACAGGGATTCTCTTTGCGACCTTATTAATCGCATAGCGGATAACCTCCAGATGCTCCTCATGCGAGAGCGTGGAAGATTCCCCGGTGGTTCCGCAGATGATGATGGCATCTGTGCTGTTTGCAATCTGATATTCCAGAAGCTCCCCCAGCTTTTCATAATTCACTTCTCCGTTTTCCTTCATCGGCGTGACAATCGCTACGCCGGCCCCTTCAAAAATAGCCATAGTTTATCCTCCTTTAATTTTTTGATGGCGTGTCATAAAATCATGTTCTCATGCAGGCATAAAACACTTTTTTCGGACCACGGCACCATTTTTTGCAGGTTAAAAAATGAGACGGACCACGGGAGTCCGCCTCAAAATCTCCGTAAATAAACCGGTACGTTTTCAGATAGCTCCTCATCAACCTCTGATGACAGTCATATGGCTGTTCGCCCTATGCCCAAGTATACAGCCCCAGGTACTGCACCTTTCGGCGTGTTTCCCTTTCACCAGCCTTCTCCTGTACCCGGATACATCCAGCCGCCTACTCATGAAATACGCAACCTCTATCAAAACTATATTCGATTATTCACATCATATCATTATTGAAAAACCTTGTCAATCAAATTATGATTGCTGTTCACTCCGTTCACAGCAGCCGCATTTCACCATCTGCATGACAGTTACCTCATCGGCAAGGTCCCAGAGCTCCTCGCCTTTGTAAACGCCGGTAAGAATCAGTTCCATGTTCGGATCCTTCAGCTCGATCAGGCTGCGGATTTCTTCGCAGGAAATGATGCCCGCCGTCACCAGACCAAGGACCTCGTCCAGAATCAGCACGTCGCAGCCCTGTGTGGTAAGCACCTTGCGCGCAAAGTTCAGTCCGTTGCGGATATTCTGACATTCCTCCCGCCGTTCCTCCTCGGACAGACTGTCGTAGGAATTTTCCGAGCGCTCAAAGCGGAACAGCTTGATTTCCGGCTCCAGACGGCGCACAAAGCCAATCTCATCGCTCCGGCGCTTTTTTAAAAACTGGATAATCATCACCGTTTTTCCCACGCTTGCCGCCTGGATGGCGCGTCCGAGCGCCGCCGTTGTCTTGCCCTTTCCCTCGCCGCAAAATATATGTGTTAAGCCTTTTTCCATTTCGTACCTCACATCCTCCCGCAGTATCCGGTCTTTCTGCGCGCTGCTGTCTGCTTTTGCGCTTTCGCCTTTCTGCGCGCTGTCACCTGCTTTTGCGCTTTCGCCCTTCTGCGCGCTGTCGCCTGCTTTTGCACTTTCGCCTTTCTGCGCGCTGTCGCCTGCTTTTGCGCTTTCGCCTTTCTGCGCGCTGTCGCCTGCTTTCATGCCTTTTGCGTCCGCCTGCTTTGCGCAGCGCCGCCCGGAATCTGCGGTTCCTCTGTTTACACGTTGCTGCCCGTTTCCTTCACAGTAACGTCTGCATACCTCAAAGCTATGACACCAGTGTACCACACTCCCGTATGAAAAGCAATCTTAACCGAGCCATTCCAGCTTGCTGACAGATACTTCGTATGCGGTGCGCTTTTCCGCAAGGTCGCCCTCCATCTTTTTTACGTACTCGCGGCTCTGGATTCTGCCCCAGATCTGTACGTGACCGCCCACCTCGAAGCTGGAGGTAAAGCGTGCATTTCTGCCCCAGCAGATGCAGGGTATGTAGTCGGATTTACCGTAGGGACGGTTGACCGCCACCAGCATATCGGAAATTTCTCTTCCGAGCGGCGTTTTGCGGTAGACCGGGCTTTTGCAGATATAACCGTCCAGGAAAATCTGGTTGGTCTTTACCTTGTCGGTCTCCTCGCCGGTAAATGCCACCTCCCGCGCAAATACGGAAAGCACCAGCCGGTTTTTCTTTTCCTCGTGACGGTTGTACGAGCGGAACTGGCCTGTCACACGGATGAACTCTCCCCGGTAGTCCTGTGTGACGTCAATCAGCCGCTCGGAAATCATGACCGGTATGCAGTCCGAGGATTCACTCAGGCGCTTTACCCGGACTTCCACCAGATAGAAGCCCTCGCCGAATACCTCGTGGCTGAAGACAAATTCTGAAACAATTTCCCCTATAATAGATACCTGGTTGTTCTCAATAAACCTCTGATGCTGTCCATCCTGCATCGGGCAGGCATAGATGTCGTTTTGCCTATTTTTCTCTGACATAAATTGTACTCCTTTTCTATATGTATTTCGCAGTATAGTTATTCATATTCTAGAATAGCAGATTTTAGAACAAAATGCTTCAGAAAGCGTTCGTCAAGTTTCTACATTTTCCGCCATTTGCTGCTGCCTGCTCCGTTCGCAGTAACATCTGCAAATGCTTACGGGTGACGCAGTCTGCTATTTCAACAGGTCCGGCGGCTCTTGTGCATGATTATTAAAAATATGTGAAATAATCACTTCTTTTTGTGCAAAACCTTAAATTTCGGATGATATTATGTACTTTATGGATGATTCTATGATGCACATATTATGGGAAAATGATATAAATTTACCATAACTGGATTCAACGTGATAGTGTATAAAAGCACACGCGAATAAAAAAGGAGGATTCAATCATGAGGAAAAAGAAACTTTGGGCACTTACACTGACAGCAGCAATGGCAACCGGAATGCTTGCCGCGGTTCCCGTTTCCGCCGAGGAAACATCCGAGCTGACTTTCTGGTTTCCGACCTTCGCATCCGCGGACGGCGAAGTAACGGACGAGGAATTCTGGAATGAAGTACTGGAACCGTTTGAGACGGAACACAGCTGTGAAGTCAACGTTGAGATTATCCCCTGGGATAATTATGAAGAAAAGTATCTGACCGGCACCACCTCTAATGATGGTCCGGATGTCGGCTATATGTATATGGAAATGTTCTATGATTACATCGACAACGGTCTGCTGGTTGATGTAGATGAATATTTTACAGACGAAGAAAAAGAGAATTATCTGTATTATGATTTAGGAAATCTTCTCGGCGGTCAGTATGCGCTTCCGGTTGTCGTAGGCAATCCCCGTATTCTGATTGCAAATATGGATATTTTAAATGAAGCGGGAATTACGGAAGTTCCCACTACCACAGAAGAATTTCTGGCAGCCTGCGCGGCAGTAAAGGAAAGTAACCCCGACGTAGCGCCGTTTATGCAGGACTGGGGCAATACACATTACGGTTCTCTGAATGAAATTTTCTGGCCGTTCTTCTGGGGCAACGGCGGCGAAATCGTGGATGAGGAAGGCAATCTGACGATTGACTCTGAAGCGGGACTTGAAACGGTGGAATTCATTAAGAGCCTGCTGGATGAAGGATATCTGCCGGAAACCTGCACCTCCAACGATGATACCCTTGAGCCCTTCAAAAACGGAGAGGTAGCCATGATTTACTGTGCGTCCAGCAATGCGCTTCAGGCTACGGACATCAACTGGGATTACCGCGCAGTCGTACAGGGTTCCGAGTCCGCCAAAACCTTTGTAGCCGCCGATTCGCTGGTTATGTTTAATTCCTGCGAAAATAAAGAGCTGGCTGCTGAGCTGATGAAATATGTGACGAGCAGTGACGTTATGTCCCAGTTCCATACAAGAGTATCTGAGCAGCCTCCGATTACGGCTGACGATACATACACCGGCGACGAAAGATATGCCACTCTGTTTACAGAGAACGGCGACAATTTTGTCAGCCTTCCGGTATTCAAGGGAGCCGCTTCCATGTATGATATTCTGTTTAAAAACATGCAGTCCATGATGCTGGGTGAGATGGAGCCTCAGGAAGTTCTGACTGAGACCACCACATATTATAATGACAATCTGAAATAGTCAGAATCTTCAAAGCGGAAGGACCTGTCGCCGGGTACTTCCGCCTTTTTTTACAAAGGAGGACAACATGAAAAGAAAAAGGAAAGAAGCGATTCAGGGTATTATTTATGTGCTGCCAAGCTTTATCCTGATTCTCTGTTTTTGTATTATTCCTATTTTTATGTCCGCATATTTCAGTTTTACGGATTATAATGTAATGACAGCGCCCAAATTTACCGGTCTGTCAAACTATAAAAAGCTGTTTACCGACAGCTATGTACAGGCGGCAACAAAAAATACGCTGATGTACGTTTTGATGACGGTGCCGTTCCAGACCATTATTTCTCTTATATTTGCGGCGTTTCTGGCAAGCAAAATGTCAAAAATGAAATACGGACAGTTTCTGCGGAGCGTTATGTTTATTCCGGTTATCGCATCTGCCGTTACCGCCGGAACAATCTGGAGAATTATCTTCAACGCAGACGGAGGTCTTTTAAACAACTTTCTTGGATTGTTCGGTATTGAACCCATCAACTGGCTTGGAAGTACCAAAACGGCGCTTCTGAGCATCTGTATTGTGGCAGTGTGGAAAAATGTCGGATATTTCCTGGTAATTTACTATGCCGGAATCATGGGGATTTCCAAAGACCTTTATGAATCGGCGCGCGTAGACGGCGCAACTGCCGTTCAGCAGTTTACGAAAATCACGCTCCCCATGCTGAAACCGATCACCTATCTGGTGGTGACGCTGGGTATCATCTGGTCCTTCCAGGTATTCGACCTGTCCTACCTGATGACGGGAGGCGGTCCTGGTAAATCGACGGTTACGCTGGTTATGGGTATTTACAATTCGGCATTCAAGCAGTACCGTATGGGTTATGCCTGCGCCCAGGCAATGTTCCTGCTCGTGATTATTGTGATCATCAATATCATTGAAAACAAATTCTTCAAAGAAAAGGAGGCGAAATAGCATGAAAAAGATGCATAAGTGGAATGCCGCTTCCATTATCGGAGTTATCATCCTGACATTATTTGCGGTAATCTGTATCGCTCCTTTTCTTTACATGCTGATTATGTCTTTTACACAGTCTACGACGCTGATGCTTCATTGGAGCGATGTGGACTTTACAGATTTCAGCAACTTCCAGTATGTGATGGGGAAAAACAATTTTTTGCGCTCGCTTCTGAACAGCGTGATTGTTGTTGGTCTCTCCTGCCTGTTTAACTGCATTATAGCTTCTATGGCTGCCTATGGATTTGAAAAAAAGAATTTTCCGGGCAAGGAAATCCTGTTCCGCGTATATCTGATCACACTGATGATTCCGGGACAGGTAACAATGATTCCCGTATTTATTATGATGAATAAAATGAATCTTTTAAATACGTATTTTGCGCTGGTTGTACTGATTCTCAATGCATTTGGCGTATTCCTTATCCGACAGTTTATGGAGAGCGTACCGGACGAGCTTCTGGAAGCAGCGAAGGTGGACGGTTGTCCGGAATACCGCATTTTTATCCAGATTGTGATTCCTCTGATTAAGCCGGTGCTGGTTTCTCTGGTCGTATTTACTTTTGTGACCTCCTGGAATGATTTCCTGTGGCCGCTGGTATCCACATCAGATTCCAGCATGTACACGCTGACTGTAGCGCTGTCTCTTTTAAAAACGCAGTACCAGACCAATTACGGTCTGATTATGGCGGGAGCTACTATATCCTTTATCTTCCCGTTTATTATGTATGTGTGTTTGCAGAAACAGTTTGTGGAAGGTATTGCGCTGAGCGGAATTAAGGGATAACATGTTATTGCCGGAAAACAATACAGACAAGGAGGACAGGATATATGGAACAGTTTCGTTTTAAAACAATAAGCTCTATGGAAAAGGTGTTCCCGGCAAAGGAGCCTTCCGATGAAGGAATGAGCGGGAAGCTGTCTGCTCTGCGGGGAGAGACGGTTTCTTTTCAGATTGCCTATTACTGGGGCGGACGGAGAAAACAGAGAGGATATGTATCGGTTGACGTACCGGAGGGAATCACTGCCCGTGTAAGAACCGTAAATCTGGTTCCCTGCTCCTATCCCTGCCATTTGCGGAGGGACGACGGATATCTGGTAACAAATCCGGGGCTTTATCCCGACCTTCTGACGGAAATAACAGAATTTGGTTTTCCGCTCATTTCCGGTCAGTGGAGAAGCCTGTGGATTGACCTGGAGGTTGGCGAGCTGGCAAAGGCGGGCATGTGCCAGGTAAAAGTGGAACTGGAGGCTTCCATCAAAGGAGAGGCGGAGTCCTTGAATGAAGCGCTGTCTCTGAAAGAAAAAGCGGAAATTTCTCTGGAGGTTCTGAGTGCTGCCCTCCCGGAGCTTCCCATTCCTCATACGGAATGGTTTCACTGCGACTGCCTGGCAAATTATTACCAGGTGGAGGTGTTCAGCGAGGAGCACTGGCAGATTATAGAAAATTTTGTTGCCCATGCGGTAAAGCGCGGCTGTAATACGCTGCTCACACCAGTTTTTACGCCGCCCCTTGACACGGCGGCAGGCGGCGAACGCCGTACTGTGCAGCTGGTAGACATTACCGTAACGGAAAACGGCTACGAATTTGGATACGAACGGTTTGAGCGCTGGGTGGCAATGTGTCAGAGATGCGGTATCAAATACTTTGAAATTTCCCATCTGTTCAGCCAGTGGGGCGCTATCGCGGCTCCGAAGATTATGGGAAAGGTAAACGGTGAAGAGCGCCGTATTTTCGGCTGGGAGACAAAATCCAACAGCCCGGAATATGCGGATTTTCTCCATGCTTTTCTGGATTCCTTCCTGAAAGAGCTGAAGAAGCTTAAAATTGACAAACAGTGCTTTTTCCATATTTCAGATGAACCAGTACCGGAACAGCTTCCGTCTTACCTGGCAGCAAAAAATATCGTAAAGGAGCAGTTGAAAGGCTATCGCATCATCGATGCCCTTTCTGATTATAAATTCTACGAGACGGGCGCGGCAGAAGAACCGATCTGCGCCAATGACCACATCGGTCCGTTTTTAGAGAACCGTCCCAAACGGCTGTGGACCTATTATTGTACTGCACAGGCAGTGGATGTGTCCAATCGCTTTATCGCCCAGCCAGGATTTCGTACCCGCATCCTGGGAATGCAGCTATATAAATTCGAAATCGACGGATTCCTGCAATGGGGATATAATTTTTATAATTCCGAATATTCTCTGTATCCTATCAATCCGTACCAGTGCACTGACGCGGACGGCGCGTTTCCGTCGGGCGACCCGTTCCTGGTTTATCCGGGCAAAGACGGGCAGCCGGAAGATTCCATCCGCTGTATGCTGATGGAAGAAACTATGAATGACCTCAGAGCCATGAAATATCTGGAAAGTCTGACAGACCGCGAAACCGTGCTGTCCTGTCTGGACGAAGCGGAGTACGGCGAGCTGACCTTTGACAAATATCCGCAGAGCATCACTTATCTTACGAAAGTAAGGGAAAACATCAACGCGGCAATTAAGGCAAACGGATTTCCTCCCCATTCTCCTCTTTGAAGTTCTGTATAGAGGTCAGATATTCAGATGGCGACATCCGTGTATATTTCTTAAACTGGAGTGAAAAATACTGGTAGGAGGAATAATCCAGGAGATTCGAAATTTCCGAAAAATTATACCTGGCGTCCCGGATCATCGTCTTGGCTGTTTCGATTTTCAATCTGCAGAAGTATTCGATGACCCCGCAGTTTTTTTCTTTGTGAAACAGCTTCTCCAGCGAAGAGCGTCCGATCATGTTCGCTTTACAGATTTCCGTAACCGTCAGATGCTTATAGACATTCTGCTGGAGATAACGGATAATCTGCTCCAGAAGCTCCTCATTGCTCCGGCGAATCAGCGGATGAGCCGGTTCCTCCTTAAAAACAGGCTGCAAAGGAGCATTGTATCTGCGATAGATGTTCAGCAGCAGAAATTCAAGGGATAACCGGATAATATGCTCGCTGCCAAAATCAGCGTTTTCGTTTCGTCTGAGCTTGCAGATATAAGGATTATTCAGAGGCGTCGTAAAGGTTTTGCGCGCTTCCGTGAGAATCTGTCCGAGATAAAACCGTTCTGTGGCGTTGATGGTGACATGTCTTTTTTCAAAAAATTTCATGCACTGCGCCCTGCACTGAAAAGAAATAACAATCAGATTGGGCGGAGAAATTCCATCCGCCCGCAGAGCGTGAAATTCATTTGGTCTGTGAAATATCATTTCTCCCTTTTTCAGTTTTATTACGGAGGTATCGGCCGTCACGTCGATACTTCCGTTGTCTACGCAGACCAGTTCCCAGAAATCATGCGTTTCTCCTTCAAAAGTAAAGTCCTTCGTATACTCAAAATAGTGTATGGAGAAAATTTCATTTATGGTAAATTCTGTGCGCAAAGTAATGCTCTCATAAGTCATAA
This is a stretch of genomic DNA from Marvinbryantia formatexigens DSM 14469. It encodes these proteins:
- the dapB gene encoding 4-hydroxy-tetrahydrodipicolinate reductase, translated to MVKIIMHGCNGHMGQVISTLVEQDADTEIVAGIDMLDNRTNSYPVFTSLQDCNVEADVMIDFSSFKATDGVLAYCTEKKLPLVLCTTGLTAEQLEKVNEACQETAVLRSANMSLGINTLLKLLQDAAKVLASAGFDMEIVEKHHRLKCDAPSGTAIALADALNEAMDNQYHYVYDRSQVHQQREDHEIGISAVRGGTIVGDHDVIFAGPDEVITFSHRAYSKTVFGKGAVEAAKFLAGRAPGLYDMQDVINS
- the dapA gene encoding 4-hydroxy-tetrahydrodipicolinate synthase, whose product is MAIFEGAGVAIVTPMKENGEVNYEKLGELLEYQIANSTDAIIICGTTGESSTLSHEEHLEVIRYAINKVAKRIPVIAGTGSNCTETAVYLSQEAEKMGADALLLVTPYYNKATQKGLIKHYTTIAESVKLPIILYNVPGRTGCNILPETAVTLAKNVENIVAIKEASGNIAQVAKLMSLADGCIDLYSGEDGQVVPALSLGGKGVISVLSNIAPKETHDMVKLYLEGKTKESCAIQLKAIPLVDALFCEVNPIPVKTALNLMGFEVGPLRGPLCEMEEANKQKLIAAMKDFGIALA
- a CDS encoding cob(I)yrinic acid a,c-diamide adenosyltransferase; amino-acid sequence: MVHWCHSFEVCRRYCEGNGQQRVNRGTADSGRRCAKQADAKGMKAGDSAQKGESAKAGDSAQKGESAKAGDSAQKGESAKAGDSAQKGESAKADSSAQKDRILREDVRYEMEKGLTHIFCGEGKGKTTAALGRAIQAASVGKTVMIIQFLKKRRSDEIGFVRRLEPEIKLFRFERSENSYDSLSEEERREECQNIRNGLNFARKVLTTQGCDVLILDEVLGLVTAGIISCEEIRSLIELKDPNMELILTGVYKGEELWDLADEVTVMQMVKCGCCERSEQQS
- a CDS encoding single-stranded DNA-binding protein — translated: MQDGQHQRFIENNQVSIIGEIVSEFVFSHEVFGEGFYLVEVRVKRLSESSDCIPVMISERLIDVTQDYRGEFIRVTGQFRSYNRHEEKKNRLVLSVFAREVAFTGEETDKVKTNQIFLDGYICKSPVYRKTPLGREISDMLVAVNRPYGKSDYIPCICWGRNARFTSSFEVGGHVQIWGRIQSREYVKKMEGDLAEKRTAYEVSVSKLEWLG
- a CDS encoding ABC transporter substrate-binding protein, which produces MRKKKLWALTLTAAMATGMLAAVPVSAEETSELTFWFPTFASADGEVTDEEFWNEVLEPFETEHSCEVNVEIIPWDNYEEKYLTGTTSNDGPDVGYMYMEMFYDYIDNGLLVDVDEYFTDEEKENYLYYDLGNLLGGQYALPVVVGNPRILIANMDILNEAGITEVPTTTEEFLAACAAVKESNPDVAPFMQDWGNTHYGSLNEIFWPFFWGNGGEIVDEEGNLTIDSEAGLETVEFIKSLLDEGYLPETCTSNDDTLEPFKNGEVAMIYCASSNALQATDINWDYRAVVQGSESAKTFVAADSLVMFNSCENKELAAELMKYVTSSDVMSQFHTRVSEQPPITADDTYTGDERYATLFTENGDNFVSLPVFKGAASMYDILFKNMQSMMLGEMEPQEVLTETTTYYNDNLK
- a CDS encoding carbohydrate ABC transporter permease encodes the protein MKRKRKEAIQGIIYVLPSFILILCFCIIPIFMSAYFSFTDYNVMTAPKFTGLSNYKKLFTDSYVQAATKNTLMYVLMTVPFQTIISLIFAAFLASKMSKMKYGQFLRSVMFIPVIASAVTAGTIWRIIFNADGGLLNNFLGLFGIEPINWLGSTKTALLSICIVAVWKNVGYFLVIYYAGIMGISKDLYESARVDGATAVQQFTKITLPMLKPITYLVVTLGIIWSFQVFDLSYLMTGGGPGKSTVTLVMGIYNSAFKQYRMGYACAQAMFLLVIIVIINIIENKFFKEKEAK
- a CDS encoding carbohydrate ABC transporter permease, which gives rise to MKKMHKWNAASIIGVIILTLFAVICIAPFLYMLIMSFTQSTTLMLHWSDVDFTDFSNFQYVMGKNNFLRSLLNSVIVVGLSCLFNCIIASMAAYGFEKKNFPGKEILFRVYLITLMIPGQVTMIPVFIMMNKMNLLNTYFALVVLILNAFGVFLIRQFMESVPDELLEAAKVDGCPEYRIFIQIVIPLIKPVLVSLVVFTFVTSWNDFLWPLVSTSDSSMYTLTVALSLLKTQYQTNYGLIMAGATISFIFPFIMYVCLQKQFVEGIALSGIKG
- a CDS encoding DUF4091 domain-containing protein, with the protein product MEQFRFKTISSMEKVFPAKEPSDEGMSGKLSALRGETVSFQIAYYWGGRRKQRGYVSVDVPEGITARVRTVNLVPCSYPCHLRRDDGYLVTNPGLYPDLLTEITEFGFPLISGQWRSLWIDLEVGELAKAGMCQVKVELEASIKGEAESLNEALSLKEKAEISLEVLSAALPELPIPHTEWFHCDCLANYYQVEVFSEEHWQIIENFVAHAVKRGCNTLLTPVFTPPLDTAAGGERRTVQLVDITVTENGYEFGYERFERWVAMCQRCGIKYFEISHLFSQWGAIAAPKIMGKVNGEERRIFGWETKSNSPEYADFLHAFLDSFLKELKKLKIDKQCFFHISDEPVPEQLPSYLAAKNIVKEQLKGYRIIDALSDYKFYETGAAEEPICANDHIGPFLENRPKRLWTYYCTAQAVDVSNRFIAQPGFRTRILGMQLYKFEIDGFLQWGYNFYNSEYSLYPINPYQCTDADGAFPSGDPFLVYPGKDGQPEDSIRCMLMEETMNDLRAMKYLESLTDRETVLSCLDEAEYGELTFDKYPQSITYLTKVRENINAAIKANGFPPHSPL
- a CDS encoding helix-turn-helix domain-containing protein, producing the protein MTYESITLRTEFTINEIFSIHYFEYTKDFTFEGETHDFWELVCVDNGSIDVTADTSVIKLKKGEMIFHRPNEFHALRADGISPPNLIVISFQCRAQCMKFFEKRHVTINATERFYLGQILTEARKTFTTPLNNPYICKLRRNENADFGSEHIIRLSLEFLLLNIYRRYNAPLQPVFKEEPAHPLIRRSNEELLEQIIRYLQQNVYKHLTVTEICKANMIGRSSLEKLFHKEKNCGVIEYFCRLKIETAKTMIRDARYNFSEISNLLDYSSYQYFSLQFKKYTRMSPSEYLTSIQNFKEENGEEIRLP